DNA from Alnus glutinosa chromosome 2, dhAlnGlut1.1, whole genome shotgun sequence:
TATATTGCCAGCGTAATGTATAAAAtgtatgcaaaaaaaaaaaaaaaaaagcctgtATGGGAGGCGTtgtcaaaaaaggaaaaaaggaagctTCAATCATCATGACATCCCAGGCGATATTATTTAAGACCCATCAGTTCATCTGATCCCTAATGACAGAAGAAGTAGATGTAGAACTACTCTTGGAGATGGATAATGGCAACGGAGGCTGTAGAAGCATCAAGCCTGCTGTGTGGGAATTCGGTGACGCAAATCTGTTGAAGAAGCTTGATGCACATGCTTTCCCCTTTTGGGTCAATGGATCAGGAGAAACTGCCTGAATTGGCTCCCCTCCACCTTGGTTATCATGGGTTGCACCGCCGCCCACTATTGATGAAATGGTGGCGGCAATAGCAGATCGGAAATTCGGGTCTGTTGCAATGGCCTTGGTTAGGGATTCTGTTAAAGACTGTTGAGAAGAAGCCTGGTGGGTCTTTTCCAAATAAGATTGGTAGAAATGTTCTTGGGATTGTTTCCCAAGATTTATGGACCCAGCGTGGGTTTTGTTGTAGGGTATTGCACTATAACTAGGGTATCCAGTGCCCCAAGTCGTTGGTAGAATATTGTTGGATTCTGAGGATGAGAAGCTTAAACTTCTTGAAGGAAATCTTGGGTTTGAAGCAAAGCTTGAAGGTAATCTGTTGAAAAGAGTGGATGAAGAGAATGGAGAGGTAGTGAGGTCTAGAGTGACTGTTGGGAAAAGGGGCGCCGGCGAGGAAGAGTTTGGCAagtaaaattgttttgtttttgaattatccAAGAGATTGAAATTTAATCCATTGAATACCGGAGCAGCAGTTGCAGTGGCCGTGGGACCGAGGCCGGGTTGAGACATTGACGAACCTGACAATAGCATGGAAGCGGCAGCGGAAGTGGTAGAAGCCATGGCAGTGGCTGAAACTGGAAGGGGGTGGTTGTGGGTTCCTTCATAGGTGGTGATCAAGATGGACATGTCGTCAGAACATCTTTGCACCTGTAATCATGTAAATGAGTACTGTCAAATCTTTAATTTGACGAAACATAGAAAACATTTTGTACTACcattaattatatgaaaatgaaTAGGGATTAAGGCCTTAATTAGAAGATATTGATACCTGTTTTCTTACTGGGCATTCTGGTGCAACTGTGCAACGATAGTATGCTCGCGGGCATGGGTTTCCTTTAGCTATTTTCTGTCCATATTTCCTCCATTGGCATCCATCATTCATCTGTACGAAAGACATGTATTACATGCAATTGAACGTGTATATCAAGTGATATATattagagatagagagagaggaaaaaaaaaaactaagaaaaacttcacttaccacatgattttttattacttttgtaatcttatccttaaactttaaaagtgtaaatttagtgcatccatctttcaattttttttcaatttcacatctcggttaaaattttccgttaaatcatatacttatattttttattttttaaaaaaataatttttttttcgaaaattcAGGCacgagtatttttgcaaattctgttaaatccttatcaacgcctaaatctttgcaatttttttttttcctaaaaaaaatgagaaatattttaaaaattttgacacccttcatttaaaaaattctaacaaatgattgaaattgaaaaaattgcaagattaatatactttttaagtatgattataaaagtgataaaagatcaagagTGATACTATATGAGTTAGCACTAACCGTTGGAGTGTCACATCTAGCTCTCACAGAAACCCTAGCTCTCTTCACAGGGGCTTGCTGTGAAACTTCATCATCTCCATTTCTCATTGTCTTTAGAGTTTTACTTGGTAGCCATGTCTGATCAGCAGCTTGCTTAGGCTCTTCCAAACTAGTCTCGGGGCTTGCATCAGAAACAAGCTCCGTAGAAAGTTGAAACTTGGAGTCCAATCCAAGAGTAAGGCTGGCCTTCCATTCCTCATAATTGGTACTACTTTTGCTATTGCTAGGGTTGCTGGCTTTCTCGTCTTTCTTGGGCTCGCTCGGACTTCTTCCGAGACAAAGCGATACAAGTTCAGGTTCTTCAGTTTCATCATGTAAGGGAGCTGGTGATGACTCTGTAGATTTCTTGGGAGATTCCTGTTTGATGATGTCGAAGAAACGCAGCTGAAGAGAATGGTAATCCTTCTCGATTTGCTCCAACATCACTTTtaatctttcattttcttctttcaccTCCCCCATTTCCGCTTTGGCAGATTCAAGTTCATTCACCTACTccagaataatatatattaatcatcCCAGTGATTCttagaatttattatttatctacgttttgaaaatttagagaaattaaaatatacaaaTGTCGACAAGTTTcaatttcatattaaaaaaaaaaaaaagtagctaGTAGTATAGAAAAATGCAAACttaaattaagaagaaaatcaCATTCTTGTAATAAAAGCCGAAAATAATTAAGCTCGAGTTTTCATGAGAAACCATCAACATATACGCACATAGCTTcttataattaatgattttatttaaaGTTTTCAAGATCGTATATTAGAGATGTTGTATACATTTACTAATAGAATAacatataaaagaaagaaaatgaaaggaattTAAGTAATTAATATCGATCAAATGGTTACGTACGTACGTGCATGTCTATAAATTAATATAGACAGAAATTAAAACAGTTTtaagtttcttctttttgtggTTTTCTTCTAGAATTGTACTCtcttatattttgttatttttacttatttattctGATTGTAAAATAATTGAGAAGTGCAACCTTATATCAGCTGCCTTTGGTGTTAGGTACGTATTGTATTCTGAAGTTAGGATTTCTATTAGACTATCTGTATCATATATAAAGTGCCTTGCCAAATTAACTCCATTTTATCAATCTTTTCTGATTCTTCAATTccttttcttctaattttcttggttaattaattttgttctctttgattttaattttttccacaGTTAAGAAATTCTCCTGGATTTAAAAGTCGTTAGTACTAGCTTGGATCCAACCATAAAGCATAATAATGCAGGAATTAATATTACAGGCTTAATTACAGCATCGATCTTGTTGGTCAAtcaaattaatgagaaaaggatGCATTTCCATGCATGGAACGACTGTGCGCACATCCTATGACTTTCTAGACATCCTTAATTACATATGTACGTGATATATATATGGACTTAGTTCTTTGATCTTACCATTTTTCACAAAAATGTGCGTTGACCATATATAGCCACGTAAATGACTAAATGGTTACAAGGAATTATAAACccaaattttcttcaaaaaataacgcagagagagagagagagagagagaggggtaccTCTTTGCCATTTCCCAAGTCCTTGTAGCCTGTTGAAGATCGGTTCAAGCTGCCGATCTCATGCAATACTCTTCTACTTTGAACCTAAAATATAGCAGTGGAATTCATGAATGATTCTACTCATCCTTTCTCTCAAAcagtatatataataaaataaaggccaaaattatgatttttttttttttcctgaatcaTATGCCGTATATCGATCATCTTTCAACCATATTCTTCTAATATTGATGTGGCATTTAGATCACACGTTGATATCATAAAATCCAATATATGAAAATACACAAAATGAaatcttttaaatattaaagtaaacaaaaatattatagcAGATAATTAACGTGGGTATTAATTGCGTGTCTCCATATATTATGATTTTATGAGATCATCAATGTTGTCTAATACGCCAtgtgtattaattaattacatggTCATGCATACAAAAATGTCAGATTAATAATTGTTATTCATATAGTAATAGTAAGACATAGTAAAgataatattgaaatattttgaaaagatCAAGCATTAAATTGAAAAGAtcaattcttcaaaaaaaaaaaaaattgaaaagatcaACTGTTGATGGGCAAGATTAAATTTTGACACGTAATTTAGATACCAAAGTCATATTTTGATCTAAATTAACAAGACATTTAAATTGGCTAACAACTAGcttcaacaaccaaaaaaaatccaagattttttaaattcattaattgATGAAGAAAGTTAATtctcctaacatgcatgatgaTTAGATGGGCCATAACCAACAACCTATGCTGTATTCTAAGGAAACGTTTCTCTATGTTGAGTTGATCAAATTCATCAGGTGAAGATGGAAATGACTCTGGTTCTTGGGTCAAGACAAAAACTGATCAAGACATCCTTAGAAAAGGAaaatcgggaaaaaaaaaaaaaaaattgtagttaaAGTGGAAACGTTGATAATATTCTTTGAGAAATTCAATTCAGATTTCCATAGAATACGTACCAATACCTTTATGAAGATCCCAAGaacaaaaaacttgaaaaagcTTAAAACAAAGCTGAATTGATCACAGAAGGGATAAAGCTTTTAACAAACCTGTCTAGCCTCTTGGGTCTCATGGTCGATAGATTCAAAACTGTTTTCTTCTGCAGCGACACCAGAAGAAGAGCATGGCATTTTCAGCATGCCATCCATTTCTAGAGAAGTAGATCTCCTTTGCTCTTCAAGCTTTATATACACAAAAACAACCAACTGCGGGCTTTTAGACTTTGAATAAACATATGCATATCCCAGTGCTTATCTATCCCCAGCACGCAGTCACACCTAAAATGTCAACACCCCAACCACGCTCTCACTGTTTTTATATTGTTAAACgttaattaaaagattaaactatTTAAGAAGAATTCAGTTTCAACGTTTCACAGTTAATACACAAATGAGTtttaacgagagagagagagagagagagagctggattttcggaagctgattgtgtaatatatatatatatattgtttaattgTGTTGTACACTCTGTATCTTTTAGTACTATGCATCAAGCTTTGAGCATAGACGATATCATGACAGGGCTAACAGTCAAAGTCTCAATGCGTAACCTTGTTGCCCTGCTGGCAGGTAGGCTGTCTTGTGTCTTTGTCAATGGCGTcaccttttttgttttgccaTCATTTTTACTAATGCTAGTAGGTAAACTGATAATCAATTGTCATATATAATTGGAATGATTTATGGTAAAAACAACAGGAATTAGTTACAAACGAATTCTTATAAATAGTGTAATAAAGtaatatgtgttttttttttttttctttttacaagtgTTAGATTTTTACTACAACATGTTATCCTAATTAATTATATGACAATCgtataacaatttattaaataatattaatttcttcctttcaaatcaacttttatcaatttaatatatattaagctTTTTTCATAAATGCATTGGTGGTATTAGTTAAAtgatttagtttattattttttgttatgttaagcttttagaaaaattagtaatttaacatgattttaaaaaactaaGATCTTGAATTAAACTTTTGTAgtaattgatgatttaaaagatcatatatatatatatatatatatatatatatatatatatatatataagagttttTCAATTCAAGTGTTGGAAATTCAAGGTTTCGAGTTAaaagcttttagaataattgGTAACAATTCTTCAATTCTAGTTCTGAAATTTTTTCGTCTAGTTTCTTGTCTACAAGGCCTTATAGTTGGCTGACACTACTTTCCATACCAAATATTTGCAAGAGAGCAATGTTATATATACTCTCATCTCACATTCATTTTACTGGGTTGATGTGACACTACCCattaattaatcattgaattaacctgcatttttttaaaaaataaaaacaattgaaatCTAAAAACTAATAGAAACAGTCACACCTAcctaatagaataaaaataaatgaaaatgtaaTAGGTAGCCACTTCTCTTTTCAAGAATTCAAATCATGACATGCATGGTCAAGTTTTGCAATTTAGAAGCTTATAAAATAGTAGGCCAGGGGTGAAAAACTGCTGTCCTTCCTATTGACCTCCTTGATCGGCGTGTATATCATgccataataatataatataatatataagcaCTCCATTCATGTAGGGGCCGGGGTGGGGGGAGAAAAACACTACGATTAATCACGGTTTTCAGGATTCTCTATCGCCAAGTTGCCAATGCCCTCCGGCCAACAATGAGTCTGCAATCAAAAGCTGcaactctttcttcttttcttttcttttgtggtaAATACTCAATAtttattggttgttttgtaGATATcactcaaattaattaaaagaaaaaaaaaattaaagatcgAGCTTATGAACAAGTACTACTTACTAATTACACTAATTTCTATGATTATTGGCGGAGATCGACTTGGGGCTCCAGttggagggggagggggaattAATTATATGGACTTGTTGAGTCCAAACCCAAGTTAGCCCcccaaaaatttatatatatatatatattttttttccaaaaaaaaattgccgaattaataaaataatattttatattctttttttattttctcggATCAAGAAGAGTGGAATAGATTTTCCATTGTAATCTTTTCCCCTTaattcaattaagaaaaaaaaaaaaaaaaacttataggaagaataaattatatcaataacATGAGACATAACGTACAATTTATTGAGAAAAGAATATCaaatatcattttattaatttggtaaaaaaaaaaaattctccattACTGTATATGACGGTGAAATTTAATTAGCCTTTGTAAGGGGCGTATATATATCATAACCTTGCCAAAACCATGTAACCCCTTTTCGTATGCCAAGCGccaaaaagtaaaatatgaaaacaattttcattGTGATTTTTTCTCGTTGTTCCTTTTTGATGTATATTTTTAGTGAAGACTATAAATAGAGCACTTCGAATTacattttcataaacaaattaaataatactttaatcaacttaaaatattattttagtgtaaatatactaattaataatatatatatatatatatatatatatatatatatatatatatatatatatatatcttttgaaTTTTTCGGTTGGATCGATCATTCAGCTTCAAGTGCATGTACTTTAGTATACTTCGATTAGTCCATTCTAGAATGGACTAACTAAGTCAGTTTGATCATAAGCTAGCCCTTCATcttaaattactaattttttcctactgtatttatttatttttaattttttaagttacAGTAACACCTAATTAATGTAGGAAGTCTGTCTCCATGAAATTATTATGgtattttgtaattcaatatGAAGCTTAAGGACcgtttgtattttttatatatatatatatggtataggGGAAAATTATGGATTctagattaattaattaagatcaaGTTAATTTATGATCGATGAGTTAAAATTACCCAAGTTAAAGagcaatttgtttttttaataataactaaTCCAATAGTTAGTTGGGACTGCCATTGATTTACCTTCATGGACGATCTATGGGATGAAAGTTAGTCAAGTGTGAGTAGTTATCTCTTATGGCCTGGATAGTTCAGTGTGAGGGGTACAGTTATCTCTCACGGtcggtttaaataatttttttttaaagatatttgGCTATCCTTGTCTTAGGTCTAGTCTGCTTGAAGCAAatatgctctttaactatttttgtacatgggttagcggaagatgaaaatcatagataacactttattgtaagaattttgtttgtatctatgacttaaTTTGTAATCTCTTATGCCTGTGATTTTGCAGAGCTTTATGTTTTATGATATAAAAGttttatgctcgtgatctttgattaataaaattctcagatcttcattaaaaaaaagaattaaaaaaaaaaaagatatctaTTGAATGGACGCTTTTATAAATGGGGAATGCTAGacatctcaaatttttttctcaaaagttggTTTCCagatgatgtgtcacaatcttatgtgatctatcattttgagaaatatgtcacaatctcataggattgtgacacatcatttgagaaccaacttttgaggaaaaaaaaaaattgaaatgtctagcatttctcataattaATGTTAAGCTTGAGataaatattgttttgtttcgtatttttttttatgacttaCATAATCAAAAAGTGCTAGAGACAATTTAATTCACTTTGTTGATTTATATAAAACTGGCGTACTAATTAATAGTGCAAAATTTACCTCTACAAGTACTTCAAGaatatatacacataattaaAGGCTTTTGgggtaaattttttaatttttaaatgcatACAACTGAGagtttcactttttctttccccccatttttttttttttttttgttgtgtggGGGGTCGATAATGAACAACCATTATTAGCCATTTCTCCGAATAGATTGATCGTTAATTAGCTATTATTTATATGTGATAATATTGCCATCATGCATATCTGTCAATATCAGTATATGGGCCATCCAAAAACCCGATAAAATATAGTCTTTATGTTAGTATCagataatattatttgattatatacaaataaagcatGTGCAGCCTTTTCAATGGTAGTTTATGATTTCTATAGAGATTTAGGTCTGtatgggtttgcgatttcaaaaagtgtgatttaaaataacgattttaaaatgtgcggtttgaaaaaagtgatttttaaaaacgcagttaagcgtttggcaaaatcgcattttggcctttaaaatcgcgaatttacctttaaaattctgcgttttcaaaaaagcacaatcttatctgcgatttgaaaaagttgattttctgcgttttcaaatcgtaatttttaaaaacgcagttcccaaacgatctatgttctgcgatttggtttaaaatcgcacttattgtctacgaaatcgcaatcccaaacgcaccctaataaaatagaaaattaaattatcaaGAAATAATCTCTTTAAGCATAAATCTACTAAAGATATTATTACCATTGATATTATGATTAGATCATCATCTGTCATGCTAGTTTGATCTTTTGATCCTTATCATCatcaattattgattttttgtttttgtttattggttATTATGGTTTTAgttaattaatgaataatgttatttagtagactgccAATTGCATGGGATAGTGTATCAATGAAAATTAGCGTTTTGATCAACAAtgacttgtaaaaaaataaaattaatagctAATTTTCATTGTCATGTTAATATAGTTGTATAGTAGCCtactaaataaaatttctctttagGTAATATAGCGATCTCATTTCTTTTCTAAGTTATAAGTTAGAACActcttgtatttaatttttgaaattattaaaatattaattaaaccaTTAAATTCTCATTTTTGCTATCAGTTGAAATTATTgggataagtagtaatttaacatgatattaaagtagaagtttttaatttgaaaCTTAACTCTATAATTTACcctatattttaattaaatatttcacatgttaaatctTACTTAATTATTGACGAAGAGTTTGAACGACTCACACATCCATTCCTATCCTGTTCAAGTTTTGAAATACGTGATTATCGATTGATATTTAGTAAATCATTAGTGTCTTTAGGAGTTCCGAAGATTAAGTCTAACACTTCAATCTTCTCATGTAAGAACAAACTCCGAGAGTCCATAGGTTTTTAGTGACTAGGTTGATGCATGTCTCCATGCTACACAGTAAAGTTGTCTGCTTAAAtatgctatatattatatataaagctGTACGAAGAACTGTTTTCAACTTTCATTGAACATCCAAATGCCCCCAACCCCAAtaatatattgttaattaatgtATTTCTAAATATAAGGCTCTCATCATCTTTGGCCCCAATGTACTTCGGGATCTGAGTACCACGACTACTAATTATTGGTTTCGATTTGCTCGACAAATCTGATCATCCATTTGAAacttggtttattttatttacatcACTTGAAACTTGGAGATGACTGTTGCTTTATAAAAATCGCAATGGTGTCAATCTGGTTCTTAAATAATGACAGATATATAATAAACATGTCTTAAACTAGGTTAAATATATTGAATACGACAGTGAAGtgtttgtattatatatataaggtggCCATCTCGGTTACTTAAGAGCTCTTAATTACCCTGCGCTCATGAGATAAAATATTCAGATCCTGTTCGATCCTACTGTTCTATTGGGTGCGACATTAAATTATATGAACATGGTGTCGTTTGGTACGTAATAGAAGTCAATGCATACAAATTTATGATGTCAAGGACTTTGATACATGCTAAGGAGCAGTTAACCCCGGCCCTGATGTGTTTAACCGAAGTTAGAAAATTAGAGGAGGCACCTCTTGGAGATATTTAGGTATTGTAGTTTAATTTGGAGATCATCGATCTCAAATAAATATGAAGTGGTTCCTTTGTctgatttattgttttttcacTGGGTTTTAAAATTCTTAACGTACAAGGTGCATGTATGGTCATATTCGATCTTGTCTTGATCTGTGCACTGTTAAGATAATACATAAAAGAGTGATGATATATACTATACATGCAGTTCATTTCAACCCTTGAATTAgtcattatttaaataataataaaaaaagaaaaagaaaaaagaaattggttCATGAAATAAAAGCTAGATGCGGATACAATATATAAGATTTCTCTGCTTAAAATAGCAGCTAGGTCACCTTTGAGAGAAGACTACAAGAGAGAggccaattttatttatttatttattatttttaaagaggAGAGAGATCGAGAAGACTAGAAGAGGGAAGAAGGGGTCAACATACATGTCTTTGCACTACTTttcattgaaataaaaaaatattgacctaatgtttaatatatatatatgactccCATTTTCCAAGACGCCCGCAAAGGCAAGTTGAACTTCTGGCACTTGCATTACGTACGTACTAACtcttaattaaatgataattccaaaaaaattatgtggagagagagagagagagagagagagagatatggtGGTCCAATTGCGTGAAAACCGTTATTTTTAACTCTTGCTAGTTGCTACAAGAGACTTTTTAAAGCCAAATTGTGGTTATTTTATTGAGATAAGGTCAATAGTATGGATTAATCATTGAAATTAGCATTTGAACATGAGATATGGGTTGTATATCTGTTTCATTGTCTGAGCAGTTGGACGCAATTAAaacttgcatttttaatagagttgaaaaaggaaaaaggaaaagagaaatagGAGGCGGGCTGCTAGGAAAGAGACCCAAGTGATTAGTTTATGGCATCGGCCATTTACTTGGTAAAACAAGAGTGTTGGTCATTCATTTTGTAAGGTTTATAAATAAGATTGCAACCATCATATACCATTAAAATTTGATGGATACATATGATGATGTAGGTGATTACAAGGTCAAATTCGGTCAATATTGGATACCTATAAAACCAATGGGTCGGGACAGTTGGATATTTACCAGAGTTTATCGGTAGGAAAACCCTCTGATACTTAAgtcaatataaaagaaaattgtataaTACAGTTTTTTCATATCGAGTATATGAGTCTCGGTGTACGTACCTGAAATGGTGATATgaactttcttaatttatagaAAGCATTCATTGGTGAGTTTTGGCCTTATAAATTATGTGCTGTTGGAATTTAAGTCGGACTGGAATCATAGTATAATTATCTTCAGTGCTATAAT
Protein-coding regions in this window:
- the LOC133859727 gene encoding WRKY transcription factor 72A-like, whose amino-acid sequence is MDGMLKMPCSSSGVAAEENSFESIDHETQEARQVQSRRVLHEIGSLNRSSTGYKDLGNGKEVNELESAKAEMGEVKEENERLKVMLEQIEKDYHSLQLRFFDIIKQESPKKSTESSPAPLHDETEEPELVSLCLGRSPSEPKKDEKASNPSNSKSSTNYEEWKASLTLGLDSKFQLSTELVSDASPETSLEEPKQAADQTWLPSKTLKTMRNGDDEVSQQAPVKRARVSVRARCDTPTMNDGCQWRKYGQKIAKGNPCPRAYYRCTVAPECPVRKQVQRCSDDMSILITTYEGTHNHPLPVSATAMASTTSAAASMLLSGSSMSQPGLGPTATATAAPVFNGLNFNLLDNSKTKQFYLPNSSSPAPLFPTVTLDLTTSPFSSSTLFNRLPSSFASNPRFPSRSLSFSSSESNNILPTTWGTGYPSYSAIPYNKTHAGSINLGKQSQEHFYQSYLEKTHQASSQQSLTESLTKAIATDPNFRSAIAATISSIVGGGATHDNQGGGEPIQAVSPDPLTQKGKACASSFFNRFASPNSHTAGLMLLQPPLPLSISKSSSTSTSSVIRDQMN